The following DNA comes from Alphaproteobacteria bacterium.
ACCAAAAATATTAATCAAAATTCCCTCCACCTTGGGATCTGATAAGATAAGCTTAAATGCCTGGGTTACTCTTTCTTTTGTAGCCCCACCCCCAACATCAAGAAAATTAGCAGGATCACCCCCATAAAGTTTAATAATATCCATAGTGGCCATGGCTAATCCCGCCCCATTGACCATACAGCCAATATTCCCATCTAATTTTATGTAATTAAGACCATATTTACTTGCTTCAATTTCGGCTTGGTCTTCTTCATCTTCATCCCGAAGCTTTAATATATCTGCATGGCGATAAAGAGCATTATCATCAAAATTCATTTTAGCATCTAAGGCTATCAAATCGCCTTGCTTAGTTAAAACCAAAGGATTAATTTCAATAGCACTGGCATCTAATTTCATTAATGCTTCATAAATACCCGATAAAAATTTAACAGCTGCAGCAAGATTTGTATTAGCTAATCCTAATTTAAACGCAACATATCGTGCTTGGTAAGGCATAAATCCTGTGGCTGGATCCACTGCAATTTTAACGATTTTATCTGGATGTTTTTCTGCAACCTCTTCAATATCAACCCCACCTTCACTTGAGGCTAAAAACATAATTTTTGATGTTTGACGATCAACAAGAGCACTTAAATAAAATTCTTTTTGAATATCACATCCCGATTCAATATAAAGTCTTTTGACGACCTTACCCGCAGGTCCTGTTTGGGGTGTGACAAGAGTTTTCCCCAAAATTTCTTTACTTAAATCACGAACTTGGTCTAAAGAACGGGCAAGTTTAACCCCCCCTGCTTTACCACGTCCACCTGCATGTATTTGAGCCTTTACTACCCAAACATTTCCACCCAATTTGCGGGCGGCTTCTTCAGCCTCAGTAACAGTATAGGCAACAAAACCTGGAAGAACAGTTACACCAAA
Coding sequences within:
- the sucC gene encoding ADP-forming succinate--CoA ligase subunit beta, with product MNIHEYQAKALLGQFGVTVLPGFVAYTVTEAEEAARKLGGNVWVVKAQIHAGGRGKAGGVKLARSLDQVRDLSKEILGKTLVTPQTGPAGKVVKRLYIESGCDIQKEFYLSALVDRQTSKIMFLASSEGGVDIEEVAEKHPDKIVKIAVDPATGFMPYQARYVAFKLGLANTNLAAAVKFLSGIYEALMKLDASAIEINPLVLTKQGDLIALDAKMNFDDNALYRHADILKLRDEDEEDQAEIEASKYGLNYIKLDGNIGCMVNGAGLAMATMDIIKLYGGDPANFLDVGGGATKERVTQAFKLILSDPKVEGILINIFGGIMRCDVIAEGVVSAAKEISIHVPLVVRLEGTNVELGKKILQESGLKIISASNLATAAQNIVQAVREVQ